A stretch of DNA from Streptobacillus canis:
CCATAATTATTACTTGCTAAATAATCTATAGTTGATTTTATTTTTTGTATACTCATTTCTACATTTTCAAAATTATCTATACTAAATACATCAACACCTAAAACCTTAAAAGAAATTACAGTGTCTCTGTCTCCAATTGCTGCTATCTTATACATAAACACCTCTCAATCTTTCTTTAATTACTTCTGGATTTATATTGTTTAATTTACCAGACATAATTAATCTTAGTGCCTTCATTTCATATTCTTTAGCTATAATATATGTAAATATTGGTTCTGGACCTATAGTCACATTTCTATAATCAACTGCTAAGTTAATTATCATATTATCAAACATCTTTTCAATATCCGATATATTTCCATCTTTTTCAAACTTATCCCAATATTTAGCTATAGTTGCTTTTTTAAATACTGGTAAATATGTATTATTTTCATATATTTTTACTAGTTCGTTTTTAGAAATACTTCCGCCATCAACAAACATATTTTCTACATAATCAATATTTTTATTTTGTTTTTTAAGTCTTAAGAATGTTACTATATTATATTTATCTATTACTCTATTGCTATATTTAATAAATATGTCTTCATTTAATTCCCTAGAAATTCTATGAACATCTTCCAAATACATTTTATCTAATAATATTGATGCTTTTTGTAAATCCTTTTCTTTTTTAACAACTAAAAGATTTTTTTCTAAATTATCTTTTTGCATACCTGTATCTAAAATATGCTTTTCAAGATCAGAGTTTGAATAATCATTTTTAAGTCTTAACTTAAGATTTTGATATTCATACTTTAAAGCAATCATATCTACTATACCTTGTTCTTCTTTTGTAAGTTCTCTTACAAATGAAAATACTCTTTTCGTTTCATTAAATAATATTTCTTCATACATTTCATCATTTGTAACACCAGCCATTGAAAATGCATATTCTGTATCATTTAATGTTTTAAGTATTTCTTTTAACGTATTTGTTTCAATCATTCTTATTAACTTTTGCTCAGTTAATAATTTTTTTTCTTGAATTTTTATTATAGAAACAGGCAAAATGAAATTATTTCTATTCATCTTCATTCTCCTTATTCAAAATATTTTTGTATTGCTTCTTCTAACTCTTCTCTTTTATGTCTAATTAAACTATCAAAACTATAGTTTTCTTCTATACCTTTATGTTTAATAATAAAGCCATTTTTTACATTTTCATCAACTTTAATATTAGGTAATAATCCTAATAAAGCATTGAACTTTTCTGGAATTAATATTTCTTCATCATCAAACTTTTTAGTTCTTTTTGATAAATTATCTA
This window harbors:
- a CDS encoding V-type ATPase subunit; this encodes MNRNNFILPVSIIKIQEKKLLTEQKLIRMIETNTLKEILKTLNDTEYAFSMAGVTNDEMYEEILFNETKRVFSFVRELTKEEQGIVDMIALKYEYQNLKLRLKNDYSNSDLEKHILDTGMQKDNLEKNLLVVKKEKDLQKASILLDKMYLEDVHRISRELNEDIFIKYSNRVIDKYNIVTFLRLKKQNKNIDYVENMFVDGGSISKNELVKIYENNTYLPVFKKATIAKYWDKFEKDGNISDIEKMFDNMIINLAVDYRNVTIGPEPIFTYIIAKEYEMKALRLIMSGKLNNINPEVIKERLRGVYV